A genomic segment from Mycoplasmopsis arginini encodes:
- a CDS encoding PhnE/PtxC family ABC transporter permease, giving the protein MNKTIKPNEEKVETKSKLKLFGESFVNYFNPKFIDINNQKVTKKFPWLKIFGGLLIFALVITMIVAIKPDFQNWKEFWRQIGHFFEINKKAEIGSAEFTPYETFLRSLEYLWITISYSILGTILGILISVPLALLSSKNFIKDKIIYLPFRIIMSIIRAVPPVVFAFIFFFLFSKSLAATFSIAIFVASLMTKWLYEDLDTYDTSAYQGAQAIGNSKALAFKSSILPYLMKRIVSYGFYSFEMVVRFAAILSIVGIGTIGQLLSDQYAVENNFSHMSIVLWVLITLMILIEGLNFTIKKYILDYSQKHPKIDEKLPYEQQLEQLKKQKSKMYIFKIFIVLLIVALVLASLTQIEWSIGNSVKISQFKQGMKKLFNPDWSLFGGNWSTSKTSVIPLGVEAFLVAIASSIIGLFFALILGILASKNINKFFAYPFKLIIIVLRAIPAFTFALLFLILSKDSKLFAGVLALGIHSIGMLGKLIMESVEKIPNKVFQSLDSLGATWFQKVKFIVIKSILPQALSNFLYRVEINFKSTVVIGAVGASDFGFQISTYSSDMNNWDKLSSYLIFTIVVLLALEQISNIVRSKLMTGYFFTQDVWFKKLMKRKMIMKSLAICLTNNQKFLNETRYAKYVIAKHKFDKLFVYNYWLDHSIVPNKEMLEALEISKQTYLKTYREALLKIKSDINNIYKETYKLTMSNQSNIKNWFKKNKVAKKSANIAVDHYFESYVMAVA; this is encoded by the coding sequence ATGAATAAAACAATTAAACCAAACGAGGAAAAAGTTGAAACAAAAAGTAAACTAAAATTATTTGGTGAGTCTTTTGTCAACTATTTTAATCCAAAATTTATTGATATTAATAATCAAAAAGTTACAAAAAAATTTCCTTGATTAAAAATTTTTGGTGGTCTATTAATCTTTGCTTTAGTAATTACAATGATTGTAGCTATCAAACCAGATTTCCAAAACTGAAAAGAGTTTTGAAGACAAATTGGTCACTTTTTTGAAATAAATAAAAAAGCAGAAATTGGATCTGCAGAATTTACACCATATGAAACATTCTTACGTAGTTTAGAATATTTATGGATAACAATTTCTTATTCGATTTTAGGAACAATATTAGGGATATTAATATCAGTACCATTAGCCTTATTAAGTTCTAAAAACTTTATTAAAGATAAGATTATTTATCTTCCATTTAGAATTATAATGTCAATCATCAGAGCCGTACCGCCTGTTGTATTTGCCTTTATATTCTTCTTCTTATTTTCAAAATCATTAGCTGCAACATTTTCTATTGCAATCTTTGTTGCTTCATTAATGACAAAATGATTATATGAAGATTTAGATACATATGATACAAGTGCATATCAAGGTGCACAAGCAATAGGCAATAGCAAGGCTCTTGCATTCAAGAGTTCAATACTACCTTATTTAATGAAGAGAATTGTCTCTTATGGATTCTATTCATTTGAAATGGTTGTTAGATTTGCGGCAATTTTATCAATTGTTGGAATTGGAACCATTGGACAATTATTATCAGATCAATATGCTGTAGAAAATAACTTTTCTCATATGTCAATTGTGTTATGGGTTTTAATCACTTTAATGATTTTAATTGAAGGTCTTAACTTTACAATTAAAAAATACATTTTAGATTATTCACAAAAACACCCTAAAATTGATGAAAAACTACCTTATGAACAACAATTAGAACAACTTAAAAAACAAAAATCAAAAATGTATATTTTTAAAATATTTATTGTTTTATTAATTGTTGCTTTAGTTTTGGCTTCGCTTACTCAAATAGAATGATCAATAGGTAACTCAGTTAAAATTAGTCAATTCAAGCAAGGGATGAAAAAGTTATTTAATCCTGATTGAAGTTTATTTGGCGGAAATTGATCAACAAGTAAAACAAGTGTTATTCCTTTAGGTGTTGAAGCCTTTTTAGTTGCTATAGCATCGTCGATTATTGGATTATTTTTTGCTTTAATATTAGGTATTTTAGCTTCGAAAAATATTAATAAGTTTTTTGCTTACCCATTCAAATTAATTATCATCGTTTTACGTGCTATTCCAGCATTTACATTTGCTTTATTATTCTTGATTCTTTCAAAAGATTCAAAACTATTTGCTGGAGTTTTAGCACTAGGAATTCACTCAATTGGTATGCTTGGAAAACTAATAATGGAATCTGTTGAAAAAATACCAAATAAAGTATTTCAATCTTTAGATTCTCTAGGAGCTACTTGATTCCAAAAAGTTAAATTTATCGTTATTAAATCAATTCTTCCTCAAGCCTTATCAAACTTTTTATACAGAGTTGAAATTAACTTTAAAAGTACGGTAGTTATTGGAGCAGTTGGAGCTAGTGACTTTGGTTTCCAAATAAGTACTTATTCTTCAGATATGAATAACTGAGATAAATTATCTTCATATTTAATTTTTACAATTGTTGTACTTTTAGCATTAGAGCAAATTTCGAACATAGTTCGTTCAAAATTAATGACTGGATATTTCTTTACACAAGATGTTTGATTTAAAAAACTAATGAAGAGAAAAATGATTATGAAATCATTAGCTATTTGTTTAACAAATAATCAAAAATTTTTAAATGAAACCCGTTATGCAAAATATGTAATTGCTAAACATAAATTTGATAAATTATTTGTTTATAATTATTGATTAGATCACTCAATAGTTCCAAACAAGGAAATGCTTGAAGCATTAGAAATAAGTAAACAAACATATTTAAAAACTTATCGTGAGGCTTTATTGAAAATTAAATCAGATATTAATAATATTTATAAAGAAACATATAAATTAACAATGAGTAACCAATCAAATATTAAGAATTGATTTAAGAAAAATAAAGTAGCGAAAAAATCAGCTAACATTGCTGTTGATCATTATTTTGAATCTTATGTTATGGCGGTGGCTTAA
- the phnC gene encoding phosphonate ABC transporter ATP-binding protein encodes MKKNTNNNLDSQIINEDWNIVWENASKVYPNGTKGLTDVNLSINQGEFVAVIGLSGAGKTTLIKTVNKISGITSGTLKVGPYVVNDLKGKKLRKFRTKVGIIFQNYNLVENISVLQNVLSARLPQMNKLRAFFGFYSKKDIELAYQCLAKVNILENAYDMAKDLSGGQMQRVALARTLAQKPKIILADEPVGALDPIMAKSVMDGFLIANKSEKITIVANLHHVDLALQYADRIVGVKKGKIIFNDSWEKVNLEQLKEIYGEKLEQFDEEQFIENRRKRQIIQNEVLEKIKLLEKNNE; translated from the coding sequence ATGAAAAAAAATACAAATAATAATTTAGACTCTCAAATAATAAATGAAGATTGAAATATTGTTTGAGAAAACGCCTCTAAAGTATACCCAAACGGAACAAAAGGATTGACTGATGTCAATCTTTCTATTAATCAAGGAGAGTTTGTTGCAGTTATTGGGTTATCTGGAGCTGGTAAAACAACTTTAATTAAAACAGTAAATAAAATTAGCGGTATTACATCAGGAACCTTAAAAGTTGGCCCATATGTGGTTAATGATTTAAAAGGTAAAAAATTAAGAAAATTTAGAACAAAAGTTGGGATTATTTTCCAAAACTATAACCTTGTGGAAAACATTTCAGTTTTACAAAACGTGCTTTCGGCAAGATTGCCTCAAATGAATAAATTAAGAGCATTTTTTGGATTTTACAGTAAGAAGGATATTGAATTAGCTTACCAATGTTTAGCTAAAGTTAATATTTTAGAAAATGCTTACGATATGGCTAAAGATTTATCTGGTGGTCAAATGCAACGTGTCGCATTAGCTAGAACTTTAGCTCAAAAACCTAAAATAATTTTAGCAGATGAGCCTGTTGGAGCACTTGACCCAATTATGGCAAAAAGTGTTATGGACGGGTTTTTAATAGCAAACAAATCAGAAAAAATTACGATTGTCGCAAACTTACACCACGTTGACTTGGCATTGCAATATGCAGATAGAATTGTTGGTGTTAAAAAAGGAAAAATAATCTTTAACGATAGTTGAGAGAAAGTTAACTTAGAACAATTAAAAGAAATATATGGTGAAAAATTAGAACAATTTGATGAAGAACAATTTATTGAAAATAGAAGAAAAAGACAAATTATTCAAAATGAAGTTCTTGAAAAAATAAAATTATTGGAAAAAAACAATGAATAA
- a CDS encoding PhnD/SsuA/transferrin family substrate-binding protein produces MKKSTKKFLLPSIIATSVVPVTFGLISSQCTPTSTTPETIKTSGYADSFIKLANKSITVAGAWSDARFYAGEHANEIEVIGATKFISNDGVQARVGLKDGDIKAIQQLLINAVNEAQVEASSGKEGNLTYLDKNNKLQSIFKIYNHDGYTPVGYESQIAYDAAGNTKKAYVETPTGASEYITYNSETKAFATVADAKEFKIQFIPSSDATLVQKATEKLQAYIASKGITNVKISVSSDYNAAAAALKAGSVDVAFLPIDTWAKLSGNSSFILQAGRNVQIIDPYASITNTSAPKFDDEKLLVEAFNHYKTFNNNNLYINKESASNPQAPTEGYTAELKTHVDSLATGVELPKVGFYRSYIYARKDSELYKIVMKALKEQGSDWKLNWEDVSQHVVYGYTSTTSAASYVYPEIWFKKHFIGFKSFLK; encoded by the coding sequence ATGAAAAAATCAACAAAAAAATTCTTATTACCATCTATTATCGCAACTTCAGTTGTTCCAGTTACATTTGGTTTAATTTCATCGCAATGTACACCAACAAGTACAACACCTGAAACAATTAAAACAAGTGGATATGCTGACTCATTTATTAAGTTAGCAAACAAAAGTATTACAGTAGCAGGCGCATGATCAGATGCTAGATTCTATGCTGGAGAACACGCAAATGAAATCGAAGTTATCGGTGCAACGAAATTCATTTCAAACGACGGTGTTCAAGCTAGAGTTGGCCTAAAAGACGGAGATATTAAGGCTATTCAACAATTATTAATTAATGCTGTTAACGAAGCTCAAGTTGAAGCTAGTTCAGGAAAAGAAGGAAATCTAACTTATTTAGATAAAAATAACAAATTACAAAGTATTTTTAAAATTTATAATCACGATGGGTATACACCAGTAGGTTATGAATCACAAATTGCTTACGATGCTGCCGGAAATACTAAAAAAGCATATGTTGAAACACCAACTGGAGCAAGTGAATACATTACCTATAATTCTGAAACAAAAGCTTTTGCTACAGTAGCAGATGCAAAAGAATTCAAAATTCAATTTATACCTTCTTCAGATGCTACATTAGTTCAAAAAGCAACTGAAAAATTACAAGCATACATTGCTTCAAAAGGTATCACAAATGTTAAAATTTCAGTATCAAGCGATTACAATGCAGCTGCAGCAGCATTAAAAGCCGGATCAGTTGACGTTGCTTTCTTACCAATTGATACATGAGCAAAATTATCAGGAAACTCAAGCTTTATTCTACAAGCAGGTAGAAATGTTCAAATTATTGACCCTTATGCAAGTATTACAAATACTTCAGCTCCTAAATTTGATGATGAAAAATTATTAGTTGAAGCATTTAACCACTACAAAACATTTAATAATAATAACTTATACATCAATAAAGAAAGTGCTTCAAACCCTCAAGCTCCAACAGAAGGATATACAGCAGAACTTAAAACCCATGTTGACTCATTAGCTACAGGTGTAGAATTACCTAAAGTTGGTTTTTACCGTTCATACATTTACGCACGTAAAGATTCAGAACTATACAAAATTGTTATGAAAGCCTTAAAAGAACAAGGTTCAGATTGAAAATTAAATTGAGAAGATGTAAGTCAACACGTTGTTTACGGATACACTTCAACAACTTCAGCCGCTTCATATGTTTATCCAGAAATTTGATTTAAAAAACACTTCATTGGTTTTAAATCATTCTTAAAATAG
- a CDS encoding primosome protein — MKKQFLNDLISLKKEIDVENLRKEVLSKDFIQEEIKRLNLNDFQINKGMGVLQRYHDFYIQNHKKPEYKLFVDIYGFLAEDFSNDTNFLKHQQLDNFWLTSITNLDPIIQKYFEPGQKDNLMSSWKKTAKNYINSLPKTQESRDIENIFKKMLSKGEFDFNILFLDPNIVVGNEILKYIASMNAIINNKTVAFLNTNDLFNYISSHQEEKQSISYYINNVDILILTNLTLGVKPQWFLDFLINIFESRRTHHKPILISSSRDVLNKSVKLLSNYYYSKTEENELEKVFKSMVKNYFKFIKISKD; from the coding sequence ATGAAAAAACAGTTTTTAAATGATTTAATATCACTAAAAAAAGAAATTGATGTTGAAAATCTAAGGAAAGAGGTTTTATCTAAAGATTTTATTCAAGAAGAAATCAAAAGATTAAATTTAAACGATTTTCAAATAAATAAAGGTATGGGTGTTTTGCAAAGATATCATGATTTTTATATTCAAAATCACAAAAAACCCGAATATAAATTATTTGTTGATATTTATGGTTTTTTAGCTGAAGACTTTAGCAATGATACTAATTTTTTAAAACATCAACAATTAGATAATTTTTGATTAACTTCAATAACAAATTTAGATCCAATAATTCAAAAATATTTTGAACCGGGTCAAAAAGACAATTTAATGTCTTCATGAAAAAAAACAGCTAAAAATTATATTAATTCCTTACCAAAAACCCAGGAATCAAGAGATATTGAAAATATATTTAAAAAAATGTTGAGCAAAGGTGAATTTGATTTTAATATTTTATTTTTGGATCCAAATATTGTCGTAGGAAATGAAATTTTAAAATACATCGCCTCAATGAATGCAATTATTAATAATAAAACAGTCGCTTTTTTAAATACAAACGATTTATTTAATTATATTTCTTCTCATCAAGAAGAAAAACAATCAATTTCTTACTATATTAATAATGTTGATATTTTAATATTAACAAATTTAACACTAGGGGTTAAGCCACAATGATTCTTAGATTTTTTAATTAATATTTTTGAATCCCGTAGAACACACCATAAGCCAATTCTGATCTCTTCATCGCGTGATGTATTAAATAAGAGTGTAAAATTACTTTCAAATTACTATTACTCGAAAACAGAGGAAAATGAACTAGAAAAGGTTTTCAAATCAATGGTAAAAAATTACTTTAAATTTATTAAAATTTCTAAGGATTAA
- a CDS encoding DnaD domain protein: MNQIKFLVDNSADINSNDLINLRTFYTPVIGSLGLALYHHLYDLYNNDKLAKYNLSETSEFLVLSEEELRETKNKLEGIGLIKTFQDKEGNLLFKLLKPLNANEIVKNPLVSSILKNKFGEVKFNKLIKEKALYYYECEKYNDVSKNFFEVFANEKIELNQDECFDFKLVNENELVDNLTSEQYICHYTRRELSPSQILMIKKVKSLNFKDKAINNFVKYSLSVNNAIVCNYIEKIANDFAKRNLFEADLIDNELSQVILFKNKNNANYEKNSSQISNISLEDGLAWDD; the protein is encoded by the coding sequence ATGAATCAAATTAAATTTTTAGTTGATAACTCAGCTGACATTAATTCTAATGACTTAATTAATTTAAGAACATTTTATACTCCAGTTATTGGTAGTCTTGGTTTAGCCTTATATCACCATTTATATGATTTATATAATAATGATAAATTAGCAAAATACAATTTATCGGAAACTTCTGAGTTTTTAGTTTTAAGTGAAGAAGAATTAAGGGAGACTAAAAATAAATTAGAAGGTATAGGTTTAATTAAAACATTTCAAGATAAAGAAGGAAATTTATTATTCAAATTACTTAAACCATTAAATGCTAATGAAATTGTGAAAAATCCTTTAGTATCTAGCATTTTAAAAAATAAATTTGGTGAGGTTAAGTTTAATAAATTGATTAAAGAAAAAGCTCTTTATTATTATGAATGTGAAAAATATAATGATGTTTCAAAAAACTTTTTTGAAGTTTTTGCTAATGAAAAAATCGAATTAAACCAAGATGAGTGTTTTGACTTTAAACTAGTAAATGAAAATGAACTTGTTGATAATTTAACTAGTGAACAATATATTTGCCACTATACTAGACGCGAACTAAGCCCCTCACAAATTTTAATGATTAAGAAAGTAAAATCTTTGAACTTTAAAGATAAGGCAATTAATAATTTTGTTAAATATTCACTTTCAGTTAATAATGCAATAGTATGTAACTATATTGAAAAAATAGCTAATGATTTTGCTAAAAGAAATCTATTTGAAGCCGATTTAATTGATAATGAGTTATCGCAGGTAATATTATTTAAGAATAAAAATAATGCTAATTATGAAAAAAATAGTTCTCAAATTAGTAATATTTCTTTAGAAGATGGGTTAGCATGAGATGATTAA
- the dnaE gene encoding DNA polymerase III subunit alpha, which translates to MKLFNLHLNTTFSFLESTITVDDAINKAILDNVEYLTFTEKNNFFSLGEANIKCQQNNIKPIFGLEVNLFIQDSKFGFILFAKNKKAFTDLHKISYRLLKNERINIEELLEKNKDIIIVENPELSYYKITKQVIQNNNYYISFNIEEINEYLDFCSYFQNVLIVNNFNTLDSQDFAIIELLNKMNGKNKPIRLNNPLFFEVENNDILIKKIIERTNKLVKNLFFPFSKNNYHLLTYPNNKELDSKNYLRFIILEKIKKSDNLRKLFENDLYKNRLKREFDIISELNFEDYFLIIQDWINWAKENDISIGPGRGSAAGSLISYVLGITEIDPIKYNLIFERFLNPKRISMPDIDVDVQDDKRYQVINYLVNKYGYDRVANIITFSTLGKKSAIRDILRAYNVSPVKINKVSKLISSDDTSLIKEASKNENLIKELDQINPLDNTFTNNVINQTTRISGFYRQIGTHAAGIVISAKPIIDLVPTFENADNFQQTQLSMEYLEYFGLIKMDILGLKTLSTIKQIENEIKAKYNKEINWETIDYNDKKTFDLLSSGNTAGIFQVESPIMIRALKQIKVNSFNDISAIISLNRPGPMAYVSNYAKRKNGQEEIPLISQEYNEIVKDTYGIIIYQEQIMQIAQKIANMTFEEADLLRKIISKKQANEMIEIKNHFIAKALDNNYKEEVAKKIFDTIEKFADYGFNKSHAVAYSMLTFKMAYLKANFPLEFFASCITSANGAQTTVSKFANEAKMMGITVLSPDINLSSDIATIQNNKIILPLSLIKGIGPEIVKLIINNRKENNGYKNFLDCYLSLFKIKSFGKSTFETLIKANTLRNFKLSQKTMLSEIDPSSNSSIFVQQNLFKKNEDIINQIINNEPLNCEEDNDKDLEQNEIELLGQIYNNFTTQNYEIENNRLIDTRAGNEYVMVVQCINVVIGNDKRGRPYQRIDFQDSTYKVVAFMFKVNEELIKLKNKIVKIKFIRKDENKILLKECEVIK; encoded by the coding sequence ATGAAATTATTTAACCTTCATTTAAATACGACTTTCTCATTTTTAGAAAGCACAATTACCGTTGATGATGCAATAAATAAAGCCATTTTAGATAATGTTGAATATTTAACTTTTACTGAAAAAAATAATTTTTTTAGTCTGGGGGAAGCTAACATAAAGTGCCAACAAAATAACATTAAACCAATTTTTGGTTTAGAAGTAAATTTATTTATTCAAGATAGTAAATTTGGATTTATTTTATTTGCTAAGAATAAGAAAGCTTTTACTGATTTACACAAAATTTCTTATCGTTTATTAAAAAATGAGAGAATAAATATTGAAGAATTATTAGAAAAAAATAAAGACATAATTATTGTTGAAAATCCAGAGTTAAGTTATTACAAAATAACAAAACAAGTTATTCAAAATAATAATTATTATATTAGTTTTAATATTGAAGAAATTAATGAATATTTGGATTTTTGTTCTTATTTTCAGAATGTTTTAATTGTAAATAATTTTAATACATTAGATTCACAAGATTTTGCAATAATTGAACTACTTAATAAAATGAATGGTAAAAATAAACCAATTAGACTTAATAATCCTTTATTTTTTGAAGTTGAAAATAATGATATATTAATTAAAAAAATTATCGAAAGAACAAATAAATTAGTGAAAAATTTATTTTTCCCTTTTTCTAAAAATAATTACCATTTACTTACATATCCGAACAATAAGGAATTAGATTCGAAAAATTATTTACGCTTTATTATTCTAGAAAAAATTAAAAAATCAGACAATCTTAGAAAACTTTTTGAAAATGACTTATATAAGAATAGATTAAAAAGAGAATTTGATATTATTAGCGAACTAAATTTTGAAGATTATTTTTTAATTATTCAAGATTGAATTAATTGAGCGAAAGAGAATGATATTTCAATAGGGCCAGGAAGAGGGTCTGCTGCAGGTTCATTAATTTCTTATGTACTCGGAATAACAGAAATTGATCCAATAAAATATAATTTAATTTTTGAAAGATTCCTAAATCCAAAAAGAATTTCTATGCCAGATATTGATGTTGATGTCCAAGATGATAAGAGATATCAAGTTATTAATTATTTAGTTAATAAATATGGATATGATCGTGTTGCTAATATTATCACTTTTTCAACATTAGGAAAAAAATCTGCAATTAGAGATATTCTACGTGCGTATAATGTTAGCCCTGTCAAAATTAATAAGGTATCGAAATTAATCTCTTCTGATGACACAAGTTTAATTAAGGAAGCGTCTAAAAATGAAAACCTTATTAAAGAGCTTGACCAAATTAATCCATTAGATAATACATTTACAAACAATGTAATTAATCAAACTACTAGAATTTCGGGTTTTTACCGCCAAATTGGAACACATGCTGCTGGAATTGTTATTTCAGCTAAACCAATAATTGACTTAGTGCCAACTTTTGAAAATGCCGATAATTTTCAACAAACACAATTAAGTATGGAATATCTAGAATATTTTGGATTAATTAAAATGGATATTTTAGGACTTAAAACTCTTTCTACAATAAAACAAATTGAGAATGAGATTAAAGCAAAATATAATAAAGAAATTAATTGGGAAACAATAGATTACAATGATAAAAAAACATTTGATTTATTATCATCTGGTAATACTGCCGGAATATTTCAAGTAGAAAGCCCAATAATGATTAGAGCATTAAAACAAATTAAGGTTAATTCATTTAATGATATAAGTGCAATTATTTCTTTAAATCGTCCAGGTCCAATGGCTTATGTTTCGAATTATGCAAAAAGAAAAAACGGGCAAGAAGAAATTCCTTTAATTTCACAAGAATATAATGAAATTGTTAAAGATACATATGGAATCATTATTTATCAGGAACAGATAATGCAAATTGCTCAAAAAATTGCAAATATGACATTTGAAGAAGCAGATTTACTAAGAAAAATTATTTCGAAAAAACAAGCTAATGAAATGATTGAAATCAAAAACCATTTTATTGCAAAAGCTTTAGATAACAATTACAAAGAAGAAGTTGCTAAAAAAATTTTTGATACTATCGAAAAATTTGCTGATTATGGTTTTAATAAATCACACGCTGTTGCTTATTCAATGTTAACTTTTAAAATGGCTTATTTAAAAGCTAATTTTCCATTAGAATTTTTTGCTTCTTGCATTACTAGTGCTAATGGTGCTCAAACAACAGTATCAAAATTTGCTAATGAAGCAAAAATGATGGGCATTACAGTTTTAAGCCCTGACATAAATTTATCTTCCGATATAGCAACTATTCAAAATAATAAGATAATCTTACCTTTAAGTTTAATAAAAGGGATTGGTCCTGAAATTGTTAAACTAATTATTAATAACAGAAAAGAAAATAATGGTTATAAAAATTTTTTAGATTGCTATTTAAGTTTATTTAAAATAAAATCATTTGGAAAAAGTACATTTGAAACTTTAATTAAAGCCAATACATTAAGAAACTTTAAACTATCACAAAAAACAATGCTTAGCGAAATTGATCCATCTTCAAACTCATCTATTTTTGTGCAACAAAATTTATTTAAGAAAAATGAAGATATTATCAATCAGATTATAAATAACGAACCATTGAATTGTGAAGAAGATAATGATAAAGACCTTGAACAAAATGAAATTGAGTTGTTAGGCCAAATTTATAACAATTTTACTACTCAAAATTACGAAATTGAAAATAACCGATTAATTGACACAAGGGCTGGAAATGAATATGTAATGGTTGTTCAATGTATTAATGTGGTTATCGGAAATGATAAAAGAGGTCGACCTTATCAAAGAATTGATTTTCAAGATTCTACTTATAAGGTTGTAGCCTTTATGTTTAAAGTTAATGAGGAACTAATTAAATTAAAAAATAAAATAGTAAAAATTAAATTTATACGAAAAGATGAGAATAAGATTCTTTTAAAAGAATGTGAGGTTATTAAATAA
- a CDS encoding 5'-3' exonuclease translates to MSRKILIIDGTYLAYRSYFAMNKSNVVLTNDEGFSTNTILLFFRTLFNLIVDQSPSHIFIAFDAKEKTFRHEMYDHYKEGRIKMPSEFFAQMNLIKELLKSVNIQNLEKPGYEADDIIAKVCLKHHEMEKVIFSADQDLNQLIDDHTKIVKKHKDSIHILTKDNFKTIYDFEPYQVVDYKAIVGDSSDNFFGIKGIGPKTAAKLLNEYKTLDNIYNNLENIKPTWASKFEEFRDIAFRDQKIARLATDFELDNIDLSDIDINNLSMSDKAIEIMDRFQLNSIRKNFIKLIKK, encoded by the coding sequence ATGAGCAGAAAAATTTTAATTATAGATGGAACATATTTAGCATATCGTTCTTATTTTGCAATGAATAAAAGTAATGTTGTTTTAACAAATGATGAAGGTTTTTCAACAAATACAATCTTGTTATTTTTTAGAACTCTTTTTAATTTAATTGTTGACCAAAGCCCTAGTCATATTTTTATTGCTTTTGATGCAAAAGAAAAAACTTTTCGTCATGAAATGTATGACCATTATAAAGAGGGCAGAATTAAAATGCCAAGCGAATTTTTTGCACAAATGAATCTAATTAAAGAATTATTAAAATCAGTTAATATACAAAATTTAGAAAAACCTGGATATGAAGCTGATGACATTATTGCAAAAGTGTGTTTAAAACACCATGAAATGGAAAAAGTTATTTTTTCTGCCGATCAAGATCTAAATCAATTAATTGATGATCATACAAAGATTGTTAAGAAGCATAAAGATTCTATCCACATATTAACAAAAGATAACTTTAAAACTATTTATGATTTTGAACCATATCAAGTTGTAGATTATAAGGCAATTGTCGGTGATAGTAGTGATAACTTTTTTGGTATAAAAGGTATTGGCCCAAAAACAGCTGCTAAGTTATTAAATGAATACAAAACATTAGATAATATATATAATAATTTAGAAAATATTAAGCCAACTTGAGCATCTAAGTTTGAAGAGTTTAGAGATATAGCGTTTAGAGATCAAAAAATTGCAAGGCTAGCTACTGATTTTGAATTAGACAATATTGATTTAAGTGATATTGATATTAATAATTTAAGTATGTCAGATAAGGCTATTGAAATAATGGATAGATTTCAATTGAACTCAATAAGAAAAAACTTTATAAAGTTAATAAAAAAATAA